Proteins from a single region of Streptomyces sp. TN58:
- a CDS encoding chaplin: MRRPAQVTRKTLITMAAAGGVLAMGGGYAHADSAATGHAKNSPGLLSGNTVQAPVDAPVNACGNTVTVVGGLNPAFGNHCANAPGHGRPGHPGNPGHPGNPGNPGNPGHPGNPGNPGNPGHPGNPGNPGNPGHPGNPGHPGNPGDDEPCDDHPGNPGNPGNPGNPGNPGNPGNPGNPGNPGNPGNPGNPGNPGNPGNPGNPGNPGNPGNPGNPGNPGNPGNPGNPGNPGNPGNPGNPGNPGNPGTGTGTGTEAQPGLAATGAGDVLTAGLPVAGGLLLAGTVLYRRARNAA, encoded by the coding sequence ATGCGACGACCGGCACAGGTCACCAGGAAGACCCTGATCACCATGGCTGCCGCGGGGGGTGTCCTCGCCATGGGCGGGGGCTACGCACACGCGGACTCCGCCGCGACAGGGCATGCGAAGAACTCTCCGGGCCTGCTGTCCGGAAACACCGTGCAGGCGCCCGTGGACGCGCCGGTGAACGCCTGCGGGAACACGGTCACGGTGGTGGGAGGCCTGAACCCGGCCTTCGGCAACCACTGCGCCAACGCCCCCGGGCACGGCCGCCCGGGACACCCCGGCAACCCGGGTCACCCGGGCAACCCCGGTAACCCGGGCAACCCGGGTCACCCGGGCAACCCCGGTAACCCGGGCAACCCGGGTCACCCGGGCAACCCCGGTAACCCGGGCAACCCGGGTCACCCCGGCAACCCGGGTCACCCCGGTAACCCCGGCGACGATGAGCCGTGCGACGACCACCCGGGTAACCCGGGTAACCCGGGTAACCCGGGCAATCCCGGTAACCCGGGCAACCCTGGGAACCCGGGCAACCCTGGGAACCCGGGCAACCCCGGTAACCCGGGTAACCCCGGCAACCCCGGTAACCCGGGCAACCCCGGCAACCCCGGCAACCCTGGGAACCCCGGTAACCCCGGTAACCCCGGTAACCCCGGTAACCCCGGCAACCCTGGGAACCCCGGCAACCCCGGTAACCCCGGCAACCCTGGGAACCCCGGTAACCCCGGTAACCCTGGCACCGGCACCGGCACCGGCACCGAGGCGCAGCCCGGGCTCGCCGCCACCGGTGCCGGCGACGTCCTGACCGCAGGCCTCCCCGTCGCGGGTGGCCTGCTG
- the chpH gene encoding chaplin ChpH, which translates to MLKKVVAAAAATGGLVLAGAGIAAADAGAQGAAIGSPGVLSGNVVQVPVHIPVNVCGNTVNVIGLLNPAFGNTCVNA; encoded by the coding sequence ATGCTCAAGAAGGTTGTCGCCGCTGCGGCTGCCACCGGTGGTCTCGTTCTCGCGGGTGCGGGCATCGCCGCCGCCGACGCGGGCGCCCAGGGTGCGGCCATCGGCTCCCCCGGCGTCCTGTCCGGCAACGTCGTCCAGGTCCCGGTCCACATCCCGGTCAACGTCTGCGGTAACACCGTGAACGTGATCGGCCTGCTGAACCCGGCCTTCGGCAACACCTGCGTCAACGCCTGA
- a CDS encoding M20/M25/M40 family metallo-hydrolase, which produces MSESSAGKAVSGEDEVVDLCRDLIRIDTSNYGDHSGPGERKAAEWVAEKLAEVGLEPQIFESHKGRASTVARIEGEDPSRPALLIHGHTDVVPANAADWTYDPFAGEIADGCLWGRGAVDMKDMDAMTLAVVRDRMRSGRKPPRDIVLAFLADEEAGGIYGARHLVDKHPGLFEGVTEAIGEVGGFSFTVNENLRLYLVETAQKGMHWMRLTVEGTAGHGSMTNNDNAITELCEAVGRLGRHQWPVRVTKTVRSFLDELSDALGTPLDPDNMDATLAKLGGIAKMVGATLRNSAAPTMLGAGYKVNVIPGQATAHVDGRFLPGYEEEFFADLDRILGPRVKREDVHGDKALETDFDGRLVEAMQSALKAEDPIARAVPYMLSGGTDAKSFDDLGIRCFGFAPLQLPPELDFAGMFHGVDERVPVEGLKFGARVLDRFIDNA; this is translated from the coding sequence GTGAGCGAGTCGAGCGCGGGCAAGGCCGTCTCCGGCGAGGACGAGGTCGTCGACCTCTGCCGGGATCTCATCCGGATCGACACCAGCAACTACGGGGACCACTCGGGCCCCGGGGAGCGCAAGGCGGCGGAGTGGGTCGCCGAGAAGCTCGCCGAGGTCGGGCTGGAGCCGCAGATCTTCGAATCGCACAAGGGCCGCGCCTCGACCGTGGCCCGGATCGAGGGCGAGGACCCCTCGCGGCCCGCCCTGCTGATCCACGGGCACACCGACGTGGTTCCGGCCAACGCCGCGGACTGGACGTACGACCCGTTCGCGGGGGAGATCGCCGACGGGTGCCTGTGGGGCCGCGGCGCCGTCGACATGAAGGACATGGACGCGATGACGCTGGCCGTCGTACGCGACCGGATGCGCAGCGGCCGCAAGCCCCCGCGGGACATCGTGCTGGCCTTCCTCGCCGACGAGGAGGCGGGCGGCATCTACGGGGCCCGGCACCTCGTCGACAAGCACCCGGGGCTGTTCGAGGGCGTCACCGAGGCGATCGGCGAGGTCGGCGGCTTCTCGTTCACCGTGAACGAGAACCTCCGGCTCTACCTCGTGGAGACCGCCCAGAAGGGCATGCACTGGATGCGGCTCACGGTGGAGGGCACCGCGGGCCACGGCTCCATGACCAACAACGACAACGCCATCACGGAGCTGTGCGAGGCCGTGGGCCGGCTCGGCCGCCACCAGTGGCCGGTGCGCGTGACCAAGACCGTACGGTCCTTCCTGGACGAGCTCTCGGACGCGCTCGGCACCCCGCTGGACCCCGACAACATGGACGCCACGCTCGCCAAGCTCGGCGGCATCGCCAAGATGGTCGGCGCGACCCTGCGCAACTCGGCCGCCCCGACGATGCTCGGCGCCGGCTACAAGGTCAACGTCATCCCGGGCCAGGCGACGGCTCACGTCGACGGCCGCTTCCTGCCGGGCTACGAGGAGGAGTTCTTCGCCGACCTGGACCGCATCCTCGGCCCCCGGGTGAAGCGCGAGGACGTGCACGGCGACAAGGCCCTGGAGACGGACTTCGACGGCCGGCTGGTCGAGGCGATGCAGAGCGCCCTGAAGGCGGAGGACCCGATCGCGCGGGCGGTCCCGTACATGCTCTCGGGCGGCACGGACGCCAAGTCCTTCGACGACCTCGGCATCCGCTGCTTCGGTTTCGCGCCGCTGCAGCTGCCGCCGGAGCTGGACTTCGCCGGGATGTTCCACGGCGTGGACGAGCGGGTGCCGGTGGAAGGACTGAAGTTCGGGGCGCGGGTGCTCGACCGGTTCATCGACAACGCCTGA
- a CDS encoding amino acid permease, with translation MSDRTLTEAPAPASSRHVDAGDEGYSKDLKSRHINMIAIGGAIGTGLFLGAGGRLAGAGPSLAIAYAVCGVFAFFVVRALGELVLYRPSSGAFVSYAREFMGEKGAYTAGWLYFLNWSTTTVADITAAAVFAHYWSAFTDVPQWVLAFIALAIVLTANLISVKYFGEMEFWFAIVKVGALVIFMAVAIYLVATSHPIDGHTPGLATITDNGGLFPSGVIPMLMVVQGVVFAYASVELCGVAAGETENPEKIMPKAINSIMWRVGVFYVGSVVLLAMLLPYTAYSADQSPFVTVFDKLGIPGTAGIMNLVVLTAALSSLNSGLYSTGRILRSMALSGSAPKFTGVMNKGKVPYGGVLFTAAFGVAGVGLNYWMPGEAFEIVLNLASIGILGTWGMVMLCSLFFWHRSRSGLVTRPSYRLPWAPYTQILTLIFLATVLVLMWSDGGVGRTTVMLLPVIAAALVGGWFLVRGRVAALSSPRD, from the coding sequence ATGAGTGACCGCACCTTGACCGAGGCACCCGCCCCGGCGTCCTCCCGCCATGTCGACGCCGGTGACGAGGGTTACAGCAAGGACCTGAAGTCCCGCCACATCAACATGATCGCGATCGGCGGAGCGATAGGCACCGGCCTGTTCCTCGGAGCGGGCGGCCGCCTCGCCGGCGCCGGCCCCTCCCTCGCGATCGCCTACGCGGTGTGCGGAGTCTTCGCCTTCTTCGTGGTCCGCGCCCTCGGCGAGCTCGTCCTCTACCGGCCCTCCTCCGGCGCCTTCGTCTCCTACGCCCGTGAGTTCATGGGCGAGAAGGGCGCCTACACGGCCGGCTGGCTGTACTTCCTGAACTGGTCCACGACCACCGTGGCGGACATCACGGCCGCCGCCGTGTTCGCCCACTACTGGTCCGCCTTCACCGACGTCCCCCAGTGGGTCCTCGCCTTCATCGCCCTCGCCATCGTCCTCACCGCCAACCTGATCTCGGTGAAGTACTTCGGTGAGATGGAGTTCTGGTTCGCGATCGTCAAGGTCGGCGCCCTGGTGATCTTCATGGCGGTCGCGATCTACCTGGTCGCCACCAGCCACCCGATCGACGGCCACACCCCGGGCCTCGCGACGATCACCGACAACGGCGGCCTCTTCCCCTCCGGCGTGATCCCGATGCTCATGGTCGTCCAGGGCGTCGTCTTCGCGTACGCCTCCGTCGAGCTCTGCGGCGTCGCCGCGGGCGAGACCGAGAACCCCGAGAAGATCATGCCAAAGGCGATCAACTCCATCATGTGGCGCGTCGGCGTCTTCTACGTGGGCTCGGTCGTCCTGCTGGCCATGCTGCTCCCGTACACCGCCTACTCCGCCGACCAGTCCCCGTTCGTGACCGTCTTCGACAAGCTGGGCATCCCCGGCACCGCGGGCATCATGAACCTGGTCGTCCTGACCGCCGCCCTCTCCTCGCTGAACTCGGGCCTCTACTCCACCGGCCGCATCCTGCGCTCGATGGCCCTGTCCGGCTCCGCCCCCAAGTTCACCGGCGTCATGAACAAGGGCAAGGTCCCCTACGGCGGCGTCCTGTTCACCGCCGCCTTCGGCGTCGCCGGCGTCGGCCTGAACTACTGGATGCCCGGCGAGGCCTTCGAGATCGTCCTCAACCTCGCCTCCATCGGCATCCTCGGCACCTGGGGCATGGTCATGCTCTGCTCGCTCTTCTTCTGGCACCGCTCCAGGAGCGGCCTGGTCACCCGCCCGTCCTACCGCCTGCCCTGGGCCCCCTACACGCAGATCCTGACCCTGATCTTCCTGGCCACGGTCCTGGTCCTGATGTGGAGCGACGGAGGCGTCGGCCGCACCACCGTCATGCTCCTCCCGGTCATCGCCGCCGCCCTCGTCGGCGGCTGGTTCCTGGTCCGCGGCCGAGTCGCCGCCCTGTCGTCCCCCCGCGACTGA
- a CDS encoding APC family permease encodes MPTGRSTTLQEPAEIRTYKGQDRALRADRLGTAGLLLSVLAASAPLMVVAGVMPTTFGLMGVVGQPLLFVVLGLVLALFSVGYAEMSRHVHNAGAFYAYIARGLGPTAGAAASLVALVAYSAMQVGVYGILGFEISGLFATYLDTELAWWIPALLAVAVTGALGWLKIDLNAKVLGVLLLIECALVVVFDAAALAKPGPEGLSLHAFNPETLSGAGLGTALCFCIAAFVGFEQSPVYAEETSRPHIVVSRVMFLAVGFVALFFAFSAWALTVATGPGEVVRTAGEAGPGLLFQLTEARLGATFTDVLHVLFVTGMFAAMLSFHNVVARYAFAMGREGLLPAAFGRTNAGTGAPATGSLLQTGVATLVVIAFAATDDLPAGDPTAPVLHLFTWMGSVGALGVTLLMAAASFAVIAFFVRRGTAGAQVWRLVAAGAAGLALLAIAAYTVKDFGVLVGAEKGSALTWVLPGIIGAAAVGGLLYGAFLRRSRPEVHARIGLGNEAFRLDQAAEAAPAD; translated from the coding sequence ATGCCGACGGGCAGATCCACCACGCTCCAGGAACCGGCCGAGATACGCACCTACAAGGGCCAGGACCGCGCGCTTCGCGCCGACCGCCTCGGCACCGCCGGCCTGCTGCTCTCCGTACTCGCCGCGAGCGCCCCCCTGATGGTCGTCGCGGGTGTCATGCCCACGACATTCGGCCTGATGGGCGTCGTCGGCCAGCCCCTGCTCTTCGTCGTCCTGGGCCTCGTCCTCGCCCTGTTCAGCGTCGGCTACGCCGAGATGAGCCGCCACGTCCACAACGCCGGCGCCTTCTACGCGTACATCGCCCGCGGCCTCGGCCCCACCGCCGGCGCGGCCGCCTCGCTCGTCGCCCTCGTCGCGTACAGCGCCATGCAGGTCGGCGTCTACGGCATCCTCGGCTTCGAGATCTCCGGCCTCTTCGCCACCTACCTGGACACCGAGCTCGCCTGGTGGATCCCCGCCCTCCTCGCGGTCGCCGTCACCGGCGCGCTCGGCTGGCTCAAGATCGACCTCAATGCCAAGGTCCTCGGCGTGCTCCTCCTCATCGAGTGCGCCCTGGTCGTCGTCTTCGACGCCGCGGCCCTGGCCAAGCCCGGCCCCGAAGGCCTCTCGCTGCACGCCTTCAACCCCGAGACCCTCAGCGGAGCCGGCCTCGGCACCGCCCTGTGCTTCTGCATCGCCGCCTTCGTCGGCTTCGAGCAGTCCCCGGTGTACGCGGAGGAGACCAGCAGGCCGCACATCGTCGTCTCCCGCGTGATGTTCCTCGCCGTCGGCTTCGTGGCCCTCTTCTTCGCCTTCAGCGCCTGGGCCCTCACCGTCGCCACCGGCCCCGGAGAAGTCGTCAGGACCGCCGGCGAGGCAGGCCCCGGCCTGCTCTTCCAGCTCACCGAGGCCCGGCTCGGCGCCACCTTCACCGACGTCCTGCACGTCCTCTTCGTGACCGGCATGTTCGCCGCCATGCTCAGCTTCCACAACGTCGTCGCCCGCTACGCCTTCGCCATGGGCCGCGAGGGCCTGCTCCCCGCCGCCTTCGGCCGCACCAACGCCGGCACCGGCGCCCCCGCCACCGGCTCCCTGCTCCAGACCGGCGTCGCGACCCTCGTCGTCATCGCATTCGCCGCCACCGACGACCTTCCGGCCGGCGACCCCACCGCGCCCGTCCTGCACCTGTTCACCTGGATGGGCAGCGTCGGCGCCCTCGGTGTGACGCTCCTCATGGCCGCCGCCTCCTTCGCCGTGATCGCCTTCTTCGTCCGCCGCGGCACCGCCGGCGCCCAGGTCTGGCGGCTCGTCGCGGCCGGCGCCGCCGGCCTGGCCCTGCTCGCCATCGCCGCCTACACCGTCAAGGACTTCGGCGTCCTCGTCGGCGCCGAGAAGGGATCCGCCCTCACCTGGGTCCTGCCGGGCATCATCGGCGCCGCCGCCGTGGGCGGGCTGCTGTACGGGGCCTTCCTGCGCCGCAGCCGGCCCGAGGTCCACGCCCGTATCGGCCTCGGCAACGAAGCCTTCCGCCTCGACCAGGCGGCAGAGGCCGCACCCGCCGACTGA
- a CDS encoding ASCH domain-containing protein, with the protein MTAYGDLPPYLLGFPGPLRDQLVAAVLSGAKTSTTGLLAEYEAEREPLPEPGTRSLLVDSGERGVAVVEVTAVEVLRLGDVGLEHALDEGEGYTSVAEWRTAHEEFWHSEPVRTVIGDPGFTVGDDTLVVAERFRVTERLA; encoded by the coding sequence ATGACTGCATATGGCGATCTCCCCCCGTACCTGCTGGGCTTCCCGGGGCCGTTGCGCGACCAGTTGGTGGCAGCCGTGCTGAGCGGGGCGAAGACCAGTACCACCGGCCTGCTCGCCGAGTACGAGGCGGAGCGGGAGCCGCTGCCGGAGCCCGGTACGCGGTCCCTGCTGGTCGACTCCGGCGAGCGCGGGGTGGCGGTGGTGGAGGTGACGGCCGTGGAGGTGCTGCGGCTGGGCGACGTGGGGCTGGAGCATGCGCTCGACGAGGGCGAGGGATACACGTCGGTGGCCGAATGGCGTACGGCACACGAGGAGTTCTGGCACAGCGAGCCGGTGCGCACGGTGATCGGCGACCCGGGTTTCACCGTCGGCGACGACACCCTCGTCGTCGCCGAGCGGTTCCGGGTCACCGAGCGACTGGCCTGA
- a CDS encoding FAD-binding dehydrogenase produces the protein MTYDADVIVIGAGLAGLVATAELVDAGRKVILLDQEPEQSMGGQAHWSFGGLFFVDSPEQRRMRIKDSHALALQDWLGTAGFDREEDAWPRRWAEAYVDFAAGEKRPWLHARGVRFFPVVGWAERGGYGANGHGNSVPRFHITWGTGPGLVEPFERRVRDGVARGLVRLAFRHRVTGLSATAGAVDTVTGEVLEPSDAVRGTASGREATGSFSLRAQAVIVTSGGIGGNHDLVRAQWPARLGTPPQRMLSGVPAHVDGLMLGIAEAAGASHINKDRMWHYTEGIQNWDPIWAGHGIRILPGPSPLWLDATGRRLPVPLFPGFDTLGTLDHIMKTGHDHTWFVLNQRIIGKEFALSGSEQNPDLTGRSVRDVITRARQAVPGPVKAFMDHGADFVVERDLSALVRGMNAVTKEDLLDEAAVRREIVARDREIANPFTKDLQVTAIHGARRYLGDKLIRTAAPHRILDPGAGPLIAVRLSVLTRKSLGGLETDLSSRVLTGTGEPLPGVYAAGEAAGFGGGGVHGYRALEGTFLGGCIFSGRAAGRAAAQAVA, from the coding sequence ATGACGTACGACGCAGACGTGATCGTGATCGGAGCCGGGCTCGCGGGCCTCGTGGCCACCGCCGAGCTCGTCGACGCGGGCCGCAAGGTCATCCTGCTCGACCAGGAGCCGGAACAGTCCATGGGCGGCCAGGCGCACTGGTCCTTCGGCGGCCTCTTCTTCGTCGACTCGCCCGAGCAGCGCCGGATGCGGATCAAGGACAGCCATGCCCTGGCCCTCCAGGACTGGCTGGGCACCGCCGGCTTCGACCGCGAGGAGGACGCCTGGCCGCGCCGCTGGGCCGAGGCCTACGTCGACTTCGCGGCCGGCGAGAAGCGCCCCTGGCTGCACGCCCGCGGCGTCCGCTTCTTCCCCGTCGTCGGCTGGGCGGAACGCGGCGGCTACGGCGCGAACGGCCACGGAAACTCCGTCCCCCGCTTCCACATCACCTGGGGCACCGGCCCCGGCCTGGTGGAGCCGTTCGAACGGCGGGTCCGGGACGGCGTGGCCCGCGGCCTGGTCCGCCTGGCGTTCCGCCACCGGGTGACCGGACTGTCCGCCACCGCCGGCGCCGTGGACACGGTGACCGGCGAGGTCCTGGAGCCCTCCGACGCCGTACGGGGCACCGCCAGCGGCCGCGAGGCCACCGGGTCCTTCTCCCTGCGGGCCCAGGCCGTGATCGTCACCAGCGGCGGCATCGGCGGCAACCACGACCTCGTACGCGCCCAGTGGCCCGCCAGGCTCGGCACGCCGCCCCAGCGGATGCTCTCCGGGGTGCCCGCGCACGTCGACGGCCTGATGCTGGGCATCGCGGAGGCGGCGGGCGCCAGCCACATCAACAAGGACCGGATGTGGCACTACACCGAGGGCATCCAGAACTGGGACCCGATCTGGGCCGGGCACGGGATCCGCATCCTCCCCGGCCCGTCCCCGCTCTGGCTGGACGCCACGGGCCGACGGCTGCCCGTACCGCTCTTCCCCGGCTTCGACACCCTCGGCACGCTCGACCACATCATGAAGACCGGCCACGACCACACCTGGTTCGTGCTCAACCAGCGCATCATCGGCAAGGAGTTCGCCCTCTCCGGCTCCGAACAGAACCCGGACCTCACCGGCAGGTCGGTGCGCGACGTCATCACCCGGGCCCGCCAGGCGGTGCCCGGCCCGGTCAAGGCCTTCATGGACCACGGCGCCGACTTCGTCGTCGAGCGCGACCTGTCCGCCCTCGTGCGCGGGATGAACGCGGTCACCAAGGAGGACCTGCTCGACGAGGCGGCCGTACGGCGCGAGATCGTGGCCCGCGACCGGGAGATCGCCAACCCCTTCACCAAGGACCTCCAGGTGACCGCCATCCACGGCGCCCGCAGGTACCTCGGCGACAAGCTGATCCGTACCGCCGCCCCGCACCGGATCCTCGACCCCGGGGCCGGCCCGCTGATCGCCGTACGCCTGTCCGTCCTGACCCGCAAATCGCTGGGCGGGCTGGAGACCGACCTCTCCTCCCGGGTCCTGACCGGTACGGGCGAACCGCTGCCGGGCGTCTACGCCGCGGGCGAAGCGGCCGGCTTCGGCGGCGGCGGGGTCCACGGCTACCGGGCCCTGGAAGGCACCTTCCTCGGCGGCTGCATCTTCTCGGGCCGCGCGGCGGGCCGGGCGGCGGCCCAGGCGGTCGCCTGA
- a CDS encoding NUDIX hydrolase yields the protein MSAADEVLDVVDREDRVTGQAPRGEVYARGLIHRCVFVLARDAEERIFVHRRTASKLVFPSRYDMFVGGVLGAGESYAQAALREAEEELGVRGLAQPEPLLKFLYEGPGGAWWSYVHEVRCDLPVAPQASEVAWHTFLTREELDRRVGDGEWPWVPDGLEAYRRLRAHRGSRQ from the coding sequence GTGAGTGCCGCTGACGAAGTTCTGGACGTGGTGGACCGGGAGGACCGGGTCACCGGGCAGGCCCCGCGGGGCGAGGTGTACGCCCGCGGGCTGATCCACCGCTGTGTGTTCGTGCTGGCCAGGGACGCGGAGGAGCGGATCTTCGTCCACCGCCGCACCGCTTCGAAGCTCGTCTTCCCCTCGCGCTACGACATGTTCGTGGGCGGGGTGCTGGGCGCCGGCGAGAGCTACGCGCAGGCCGCGCTGCGGGAGGCCGAGGAGGAGCTGGGGGTGCGGGGGCTGGCGCAGCCGGAGCCGCTGCTGAAGTTCCTGTACGAGGGCCCGGGCGGGGCCTGGTGGTCGTACGTGCACGAGGTGCGGTGCGACCTGCCGGTGGCTCCGCAGGCCTCGGAGGTGGCCTGGCACACCTTCCTCACGCGGGAGGAGCTGGACCGGCGGGTCGGGGACGGGGAGTGGCCCTGGGTGCCGGACGGGCTGGAGGCCTACCGGCGGCTGCGGGCGCATCGCGGTTCCCGCCAGTAG
- a CDS encoding YidH family protein, with amino-acid sequence MIDFVKDVRLWFAPSRLKDEGDTPDYRFSLANERTFLAWIRTALALVGGGFAVDQFLPDLRWGVRVGMAFALLAVGAACALRAVNHWVRCERAMRRNEDLPLSRFPVVLSLGVGLVAVAMVVVVLLGWTSQR; translated from the coding sequence GTGATCGACTTCGTCAAGGACGTACGCCTGTGGTTCGCGCCGTCGCGGCTGAAGGACGAGGGCGACACCCCCGACTACCGCTTCTCGCTGGCCAACGAGCGGACGTTCCTCGCCTGGATCCGGACCGCGCTGGCCCTGGTCGGCGGCGGGTTCGCCGTCGACCAGTTCCTGCCCGACCTGCGGTGGGGCGTGCGGGTGGGGATGGCCTTCGCGCTGCTCGCGGTCGGCGCGGCCTGCGCGCTGCGCGCGGTGAACCACTGGGTGCGCTGCGAGCGGGCGATGCGGCGGAACGAGGACCTGCCGCTGTCGCGGTTCCCGGTGGTGCTGAGCCTGGGCGTGGGGCTGGTCGCGGTGGCGATGGTGGTGGTCGTCCTGCTGGGCTGGACGTCGCAGCGGTGA
- a CDS encoding DUF202 domain-containing protein, with amino-acid sequence MPDPERDAGLQPERTRLAWRRTTLASSVVAVLALRQALRGSGSSAEVAGAAVIVLVWLVFLGVAHRRIRALAVRRPREMAPRSALAVVACTVALAVFAMAVVL; translated from the coding sequence GTGCCGGACCCGGAGCGCGATGCGGGGCTGCAGCCCGAGCGGACCCGGCTCGCGTGGCGGCGTACGACTCTGGCGTCCTCGGTGGTGGCGGTGCTGGCGCTGCGGCAGGCGCTGCGCGGGTCCGGTTCGTCGGCGGAGGTGGCCGGGGCGGCGGTGATCGTACTGGTCTGGCTGGTGTTCCTCGGGGTGGCGCACCGCAGGATCCGGGCGCTGGCTGTCCGCCGGCCGCGGGAGATGGCGCCCCGGTCCGCGCTGGCCGTGGTGGCGTGCACGGTGGCGCTGGCGGTGTTCGCGATGGCGGTCGTCCTCTGA
- a CDS encoding phosphotransferase family protein, which yields MTSAPADPRGLDLERLRGHLERARPGLVAGPLRGRLIEGGRSNLTYEVTDGTARWVVRRPPLGHVLATAHDMRREHRVVAALHGTAVPVPEPVLLCEDETVLGAPFYVMEYVEGVPYRTAGELAAIGPQRTRQAVLALVDTLVELHAVDPEAVGLGDFGRPEGFLDRQLRRWGKQLAASRGRELAGIDELHGALGRRLPRSPAPTVVHGDYRLDNVLIGGSPSGPDTIRAVLDWEMSTLGDPLTDLGLLVMYSCDLGLAAAPVGTTSGAPGHPAPAELVERYAARSGRDTGAIAWYTAFAWFKLAVILEGIHYRYTLGQTVGAGFDRIGELVPVFIEHGLTTLRQLQEG from the coding sequence ATGACCTCAGCCCCGGCCGATCCCCGAGGCCTGGACCTGGAGCGGCTGCGCGGCCATCTCGAACGCGCCCGGCCGGGGCTCGTGGCCGGGCCGCTGCGCGGCCGGCTGATCGAGGGCGGCCGGTCGAATCTCACGTACGAGGTCACCGACGGGACCGCCCGCTGGGTGGTGCGGCGGCCGCCGCTCGGCCACGTCCTGGCCACCGCCCACGACATGCGCCGCGAGCACCGGGTCGTGGCGGCGCTGCACGGGACGGCCGTACCGGTGCCGGAGCCGGTGCTGCTGTGCGAGGACGAGACCGTGCTCGGGGCGCCGTTCTACGTCATGGAGTACGTGGAGGGGGTGCCGTACCGCACGGCCGGCGAACTCGCCGCGATCGGTCCGCAGCGCACCCGGCAGGCGGTGCTCGCCCTGGTGGACACCCTCGTCGAGCTGCACGCGGTGGACCCGGAGGCGGTGGGGCTGGGCGACTTCGGCCGGCCGGAGGGCTTCCTCGACCGGCAGCTGCGCCGCTGGGGCAAGCAGCTCGCGGCCTCCCGGGGGCGGGAGCTCGCCGGGATCGACGAGCTGCACGGCGCCCTGGGCCGACGGCTGCCGCGCTCCCCCGCCCCGACCGTGGTGCACGGCGACTACCGGCTCGACAACGTGCTGATCGGCGGTTCCCCGTCCGGGCCCGACACGATCCGTGCGGTGCTGGACTGGGAGATGTCCACGCTCGGGGACCCGCTGACCGATCTCGGGCTGCTGGTGATGTACAGCTGCGACCTGGGCCTGGCCGCGGCGCCGGTGGGCACGACGAGCGGGGCACCTGGCCATCCGGCGCCCGCCGAGCTGGTCGAGCGGTACGCCGCCCGGTCCGGCCGGGACACCGGGGCGATCGCCTGGTACACGGCCTTCGCCTGGTTCAAGCTCGCCGTGATCCTTGAGGGCATCCACTACCGCTACACGCTCGGGCAGACCGTCGGAGCTGGCTTCGACCGGATCGGCGAGCTGGTTCCGGTCTTCATCGAGCACGGACTGACCACGCTCCGGCAACTGCAGGAAGGCTGA